Within the Sulfurospirillum barnesii SES-3 genome, the region AAAATTTGGATAAATTCTTTGGTTAAAAGCCCTCGATTGGAGCCAATCGGAGAAGCCAAAGGCATCACCGCCACCGCTCCAGAATCCACCAATCTTCGTGCAATGCTCAAATCGGGGAACATATACACCATGGGCAAAAACCCATTTTTTGCTAAAAGCTCTGTTGCATGAATCGTCTCATAATTATCAGGAAGTAAATACTTCGAATCATTAATACACTCTACCTTAATAAAATCTCCACACCCAAGTTCTCGTGCAATCCGTGCTAAACGCAACACTTCGTCTGCATTGCGAGCACCAGAGGTATTGGGTAAAAGCGTAATGCCTTTGGGAATAAAATCCAAAATATTCTCAGCCCCTTCAAAATTGACCCTTCGTAGTGCCAAGGTAATGATTTGCGCTCCCGCTTTTTCAATAGCACTTTGAATCAACTCCAGTGAAAATTTACCGCTTCCCAAAATGAAGCGTGAGCTAAACTCACGCCCTGCTATGTGTAATGTATCGTTCATTGTTTCTCCTTTAAACTGCTTTCATAAATACTCAAAACGCACTCTGCCATCAAGGTTGCACAATGCACCACCTTATGCGCCATAATGCCATCACTCTCAATGCTCTGCTCCCCAAAGTCTCCGCACACAAAGGCTTTTTCTCCCAAGCGTTTTATGCGCATGGAAGAGAGCTTTGAGCCTGCCATACCTGAACAGCCGATAACAAACTTATCCTCTTTGATGCGCTCATGAAAGAGCATTGATTTTTCACGAGGATCATCAAACGCTTCGCAGACGATTTCATAGTCTTTGAAAAGTTCATGCTGATTAAGAGGGGTGATTTTTGTGTTGATGATGGTGACATTGCACAAAGGATTGATGGCTTCAAGATGCGATTTTAGCGCTT harbors:
- a CDS encoding thiazole synthase — encoded protein: MNDTLHIAGREFSSRFILGSGKFSLELIQSAIEKAGAQIITLALRRVNFEGAENILDFIPKGITLLPNTSGARNADEVLRLARIARELGCGDFIKVECINDSKYLLPDNYETIHATELLAKNGFLPMVYMFPDLSIARRLVDSGAVAVMPLASPIGSNRGLLTKEFIQILVDEIDLPIIVDAGIGTPSQACELMQMGVDALMINTAVATSGNVALMAQAFGEAIKAGRMAYCAGLGRVSKVADASSPLSGFLE
- the thiF gene encoding sulfur carrier protein ThiS adenylyltransferase ThiF, with product MEHERDFRLRNAPFLQTIPNITVAIAGVGGIGSNLAVLLTRLGFVNLLVVDFDVVEYVNLNRQHYTTHDVKKAKVEALKSHLEAINPLCNVTIINTKITPLNQHELFKDYEIVCEAFDDPREKSMLFHERIKEDKFVIGCSGMAGSKLSSMRIKRLGEKAFVCGDFGEQSIESDGIMAHKVVHCATLMAECVLSIYESSLKEKQ